The nucleotide sequence TCCACAGCAGCGGTGACAGCGTGTAGCCCACCAGTCGGTCTAAAATCCGCCGGGTTTCCTGGGCACGCACCAGGCGCTCATCGACAGTCCGGCAATTTTGAATTGCCTCCCGAATGGCATCTTCCGTGATCTCATGGAACACCATGCGCTTGATGGGCACCTTCGGCTGCAAGAGTTGCAACAAATGCCAGCTAATGCTTTCCCCTTCCCGGTCTTCGTCCGTTGCCAGAATTAGCTCATCCGCTGCTTTCAGCGCATCCTTAAGTTCCTTAACAATTTTCTTTTTGTCCTGAGGGACAACGTACAGCGGTTCAAAATTGTCCTCGACGTTGACGCCCAACTGTGCCCACTTCTCACCTTTGACGCTGGCAGGAATTTCACTGGCTGACTGAGGCAGATCACGCACATGTCCCATTGATGCTTCTACCCGGTAATCATTGGGCAGGTAATTGCGGATGGTGCGGGCTTTAGTAGGTGATTCGACGATGACAAGCTTTGGCATGGATCGTTGACTGTACGAAGAAAGCAATAATGGTCCCTCTAATCTTTCTTATAGCCAATATTGGGACGACTACCAGAGGTTTGTAAAAATTTGCAGGGGGATAATCTCAAACCTAGGGGCATCCACTCTGAATTAGCTGTGATCTACATCAGGCTTCAGAACGTCCCCAGGAGCAGGTTTCGGAATACTATCTGAAGGCGACTCATTCCTGATCGGGAGGTGAGATCTCGATACAGATCGAGTGTTAAGGTAGATTGCGAGGTAAAATCCACTGTAATAGATTTCTGACCTTCTCGTCTTTTCCTGGTTCCCAGAAGCCCAATTATTTTCTATCTTTGAAACTGTAAATCAGGCATACCCTCATGGATTTCGCCAGTCTTGCCGCTCAACTTAATACCGGAGCGATTTTACCGGAACTGATCGTAACTGCCACCCTGCTGGTGGTGGTCGTAGGAGATTTGATTGTGGGGCGGGCCGCGTCCTCTAAATGGACTCCCTACCTTGCCATCCTCGGTTTGTTAGCCTCCATTGTTTCTCTGTACTACCTGTGGGACCCCTCCAACCCAATTTCATTTTTGGGCAGTTTTAATGGGGACAATCTGAGTATTGTGTTTCGCGGGATCATTGCGCTCTCGGCAGCCGTGACTATTTTGATGTCCATTCGCTATGTCGAGCAGTCCAGCACCTCGCTGGCAGAATTCCTGACTATCCTGCTGACTGCAACCCTGGGGGGGATGTTTCTCTCCGGAGCAGATGAGTTGGTGATGATTTTTGTCTCTCTGGAGACACTCAGTATCTCCTCCTATCTGCTGACGGGTTACACCAAACGCGATCCCCGCTCGAATGAAGCTGCCCTGAAGTATCTGCTGATTGGGGCATCCAGTTCTGCCATTTTCCTGTACGGATTGTCTCTGCTGTATGGTTTATCTGGTGGCCAGACGAACCTGAACGAGATTGCTGCCAGCATTTCAGCAGCGGGACTGGAACAGTCGATCGCGGTTGTCATTGCTCTGGTGTTTGTGATTGCTGGGATTGCTTTCAAAATTGCAGCCGTTCCCTTTCACCAGTGGACTCCCGATGTCTACGAAGGATCTCCAACGCCAGTTGTCGCCTTCCTTTCGGTGGGATCGAAGGCAGCGGGGTTTGCTCTGGCGATCCGGCTGCTGGTAACGGCGTTCCCTTACCTGACGGAGCAATGGCATTTCGTTTTAACTGCCCTGGCAATTCTCAGCATGATTTTGGGGAATGTGGTTGCGCTGGCACAGACCAGTATGAAGCGGCTACTGGCATACTCGTCCATTGGTCAGGCGGGGTTTGTCATGATCGGTCTGGTGATTGGTACTGATGCCGGATACTCCAGCATGATCTTTTATCTGCTGGTCTATCTGTTTATGAATCTGGGTGCATTCACAGGTATCATTCTCTTTTCTCTGCGAACCGGGACAGATCAGATCAGTGAGTATTCTGGCCTGTATCAGAAAGATCCGTTGCTGACGCTGGCACTCAGCATCTGCCTCCTGTCTCTGGGGGGCATTCCGCCCCTGGCCGGGTTCTTTGGAAAACTTTATCTGTTCTGGGCTGGCTGGCAGGCCGGTGCCTATGGACTGGTGATTCTGGGCCTGGTTACCAGTGTAATTTCGATTTACTACTACATCCGGGTGGTCAAGATGATGGTGGTGAAGGAACCTCAGGAAATGTCGGAGGCGGTGAAAAACTATCCTGAAATCCGCTGGAATTTACCGGGGATGCGATCGCTCCAGGTAGGGCTGGTAATTACCCTGATTGCGACTTCGATTGCGGGCATTCTTTCCAATCCACTGTTTACCCTGTCCAACCAGTCCGTCACCAGGACTCCTATGCTGCAAGCAACTGTGAAGCCGGAGAAACCGATCGCGGTGAAGTCTCCGCTCCATGAAACGGCTCAGGTATCGTTGCGATCGTAGTAATTGAGGGGTCTATCTACTTTCCAATTAGACTGCATCCGCTCGACCTGATCGAATCAAGCGGCACAGCACAGCCAGTCAGATTAGAGATTCAGCAACTCCGGTGACTCTATCTCCTTTCCCCTGCTATGTCACCTCAGGGAAGTCGTTTCCGCTGGAGGAGCAGGAAACAGTTCTTCAAAGAACTGCAACATGTGGGCAAACGATCGCCGATCAGCCGTTTCGTTGTAAGCGGCACCCGTTGAGGGGTCGTTACCAGCCGCCGGATTGGTAAAGCTATCACCACTCCTCCTCCGTAGGAAATGAGTTGCCAGTCAACCTTCGCCGCGTTCATTTCCTTTTCAAATGCAGCCACCTGTTCTGGGGGGACATAGGGGTCAATCGCCCCATGCAGCACCAGCACTTTTGCCTGAATGTTTTTAGCATCGGCAGGATTGGGCGTGTCTAAATTTCCGTGAAAGCTCACTACGCCAGCAATTGGAGCGCCACTCCGGGCCAGTTCCAGGACAGTACCGCCACCAAAACAGTAGCCAATCGCAGCAATTTGCTCAGGATTTGCCAGCGGATTCTTTTTCAAAACAGCAAGACTAGTGGTGGCGCGATCGCGTAACAACTGGCGATCAGCGCGGTAAATTCCGGCCTGGGTTGCCGCATCCTTAGGATTGTCAGGACGAATTCCTTTGCCGTAGATATCGGCTGCAAACGCCACATAACCAAGCTTCGCCAGTTGGTCAGCCCGTTGCTTGACATAAGTTCCCAGCCCCGTCCACTCATGGACAATCAGCACGCCCGGACGGGGTCCTTTGAACTCATCATCATAAGCAAGGTAGCCTTCCAGAATCGTGTTTCCATGGTTGTATTCGACTACCTGAGTACGCAATTCTGCCTGAGCAGCTACCGCCATGAATAAAGAAGCAAGCGGAGCAATCAGAGTCGCAAGCAAAACTTTCATCACCAGCACCTGTATAAGAGAAACCCGCTTCAAAGTATAGCGATCCCGGGTTGGATTGGGAGAAATCGTTCCGCTATACATCGCTGGGTAAAGGGGATGTGAAAAAATATGAGGATGAGCAGGCATTGACCCACTCATCCCCATCCGCTTTTTCCAGAAACGCTTCAACCAGCTAAAGACTACTTCACGATCCCAAACAGTTCAGGAGTTGCGGCTGCCTTCGACAGGGGAGGTGCAGCTGAAACCTGGGTAAACATTTGCACAGGTTGCTGAGCAACTACGGACATAACAGTGCGGGCATGGCTTGCCACCTGAACTGTTTTGACATCGTAGGTCTGGGTTAACAGTTTGGGATACAGCCCGATACCAATCACAGGCAGCAATAGACAGGCGGTGATAAATACTTCGCGGGGTCTGGCATCCAGAAGGGCTATTCCCTTTAAGGCCGCATTCTCCTTGCCGTAGAACATTTCACGCAGCATTGAGAGCAGATAGATCGGAGTCAAAATCAGACCGACCGCAGAAAGCAGGATGACGACTGTCTTAAAAATTGAAGTGTAGGAGTCACTGGTGGCAAACCCAATGAATACCGCCAGTTCACCCACAAACCCGCTCATGCCAGGCAATGCCAGCGATGCCATAGAGCCAATTGTAAACAGAGCAAAAACCGTTGGCATGGCTTTGCCCAGCCCCCCCATTTTGTCCAGCATCAACGTATGGGTGCGATCGTAAGCTACACCTGCCAGATAGAACAGAGCGGCTGCAATCAGTCCGTGAGAGATCATTTGCAGAACAGCCCCACTTAATCCGAGTTCTGTGTAGGAGGCAATGCCCAGCAGGACGAATCCCATATGGGAGATAGAAGAGTACGCCATCCGCCGTTTCAGATTGCGTTGGGCAAAGGAAACGAGCGCTCCATAGACAATATTGACGACTCCCAGAATTGCCAGAGCAGGTGCAAAGTAAAAGTGGGCATCAGTCAGCATTTCCACATTCATGCGGATGATGGCATACCCACCCATCTTCAGCAGTACCCCCGCCAGAATCATGGAAACAGGAGCAGAGGCTTCGCCGTGGGCATCGGGTAACCAGGTGTGCAGTGGGAAAATGGGAAGCTTGACCCCGTAAGCAATGATCAACGCGGCATAAACCAGCAGTTCAAAGGTCAGGGAGTAGTCCTTCATGCCCAGCTCGCGCATGTCAAAGGTGACATTGCCACCATAGAATGCCATAGCTAAAGCCGCGACCAGAATGAAGATGGATCCGATCGCCGTATACAAAATGAACTTGGTTGCTGCATACAGCCGTCTCTGTCCCCCCCAGATGGAGATCAGGATGTAAACGGGTACCAGCTCCAGTTCCCACATCAGGAAGAAGAGCAGAATGTCCTGGGCGCAAAACACACCAATCTGGGCGCTGTACATTGCCAGCATCAGGAAATAGAAGAGCCGTGGCTTTTCCTTGACCTGCCAGGCAGCCATCATGGACAGAGTGGTAACCAGGCTTGCCAGCAGTACCAGGGGCATGGAAATGCCATCTACGGCCAGAGTCCAATTCAACCCCAGTTGGGGAACCCAGCTATAGATTTCAACCAGTTGAAAGTCAGGATTCTGGAAATCGTAATTCTGCCAGAATGCATAAACGATCAGAGCAAAATCAATGAAGGCAACTGCCAGAGAGTACCAGCGGACAGTCTTACCGTACTTGTCAGGAAGCAGTGGAATGAAGAGAGAGGCTACCAGCGGCAGCAGGGTAATGGTTGTTAACCAGGGAAAATGATTACTCATCTGACAAAACAAGGTCTGTGGGAATTAGGATAATGGGTCCAAAATGTTGGGTCCAACTGGGGTCGATCGCACGACCCGCAACTTAATCCGCCAAGAAGCCTGCTTATCCCAAGTGTTGGACTGGAAATGAACCAGACGCGCTTGCCATTGAACGGAGTAAAGGGGACAGTTGATTGGCAATGCCAGGACGTTGCGAGGCGATGACCATTGACTAATCCCACAGCGGTTTCCTTGACAGACTAAGCGAACAATTTTGAGGTAAGTTGTCTGTGAATAATTACCTATCGACTATGCTACCCCAATTTATTAAGAAAATTTAAGTCTCACACCCCCTTTTATGACACTTTTTGAATAAATATTTCTAAGGCTCAGGTATAGAGAAAAGTCAAAAAATGCTGAACTCTCTTCTATGAGAGGTCTTTCAACTATAGGTGGACATATTTGCGATCGCCCGGCAAGGGTGACACTTTATGTTCTTTTGTTTCAGCCTCTTGAGCAGGATGGAGATTTTAGACGACCATATTAGGCTGGTTATCTATTGCATCAGGATTTTCCAACCATGCCAAAGTTCCAGGACATCACTACCTGGCAAAAAGCAGAGAAGCTCATGCAGCCTTCTTTCATCCGCCTGATTGATAATTTGCGTAAGCAGCTTGAGCAGTCCAGTTGGAAGGGCACCTACATTGACACTCCCATCTGGTCCAGCGACATCAGTGAAGAAACAAAGTTTATGGTGACTCAACTACAGGCTGAGCTGAAGACAGCATCTCCCGCGCGTGCAGATGAGATTGAACAGGCCCTGTCCGAGTTGCCCTCCCCGTTTCCCAGTTATCAACTTTGTCTGGAGCATGGGGAACACCGGGTCATGGTTGACCTGTGGGATCTGTGTTATCAGATTTGTTTTCACAACTACGACTCTGCCAGCGGAACTTCCCACATTTCGGCGGATGTTGATCAGGATGGAGTTGCTGTTGATACCAGCCTGTTTGATGCAACGGGAGAAGTGGACTGGACTGGACTGGACGATAAAACCCGGCGGGTTGTAGAACAGGTGTTTGCTGATTTGCCGACTGGAATTTGAACTATAGCCCTACGCAGTCACGTTAGGGCATTCTCTAAAAGCAGCATCAACACAATCGCGCAAGTTATCAAACTCATCCCAGCGTTGCCGCATCCAATTTTTGAGCACAAACCACCAATGCTCAATCGGATTCAAGTCTGGGGAATAAGGGGGTAAATACCAAATCTCACACCCTGCTTGAGCCACGATCTCTTCAATGGTTTGAGAATGATGGAAACTGGCATTGTCAATCACAATCACATCTCCCGGTCGCAGTTGGGGGACTAAGCACTCCTCCAACCACATCTCCACTAAATCCCGGTTGCACGAGCCAGCAAAGGTCATTGGCGCAAAGAGGCTGTTCTCTCGTAAGGCAGCAATCCAACTGACTCGTTCGGTGCGTTTTCCTGATTTAAGCCCATAGAAGCGTTCTCCAACCTCGCAGTAGCCGTAGGGCTCAGTACAGGACAAAACTTGTCAATTGAGGCACACAGAGGGTTGAAAACTTAGGCGGGAAGGGGTTTCCTAGGAATAACAACAAACCAACGAGACCCCCATGCAACAGATTACCGAATTTCGCCAAGTTTTGCAGCCCCTCCTCGGTTGGCATGGTGCGCGGCTGGCATTTGTGGCTCAATTTCTGATCGCCCTGCTACGAACCCGTACGGTGAATCTGAGCGAATTGGCTGCTAGCTTTTGTGGTTCCGCCCAAATTCCGTCGAACTACAAGCGTCTCCAGCGCTTCTTTAGCGACTTTGATCTCGATTATGCGGCGATTGCCCGTGCCGTGGTCTGCCTGATGGGGATCCCGCAGCCTTGGGTGCTCGCCATAGACCGCACCGAATGGAGCTTTGGCGGTAGCGTTTTCAACATTCTCACCCTGGGCATTTGCCATCAGGGTATTTCCTTTCCGGTGGTGTTTCTGATGCTGGACAACCGCGGCAATTCCAACACCCAAGAGCGCATCGATTTGCTCAACGAATTCTTCACGATTTTTGGCGAGGATGTCCGCCTGCGGTGCCTGACGAGCGACCGCGAATTTGTTGGGCGGGAGTGGATTGGCTATTTGCTCGAAGATGAGCCAATCCCGTTTCGGGGGCGGATTCGCGAAACTGAAACGCTCAGTGATGGCAGCAAAGCCCTGAATGGCCGCGTCCTCTTTGCCGATCTCAAAGCGGGTGAAACCAAGATTTTACGCAAACGCCGTCAAGTGTGGGGACATTGGGTGTATGTCGTTGGTCTGCGGCTTGACACCCAGGAATTACTGATTTTGGTCACCAACCATTCACCCCATTCAGCCCTCAAAGATTACGCCCTGCGGTGGAATTTAGAAACCCTGTTCGGTGCGTTCAAAACTCGGGGCTTCTGCCTCGAAGCGACCCATTTTATTGATGACTACCGAGTCCGCAAGCTCTTTGCGCTCCTCACATTGGCGTTATGTTGGGTGATGCGAACGGGGGTGTGGCGGCAGGCGCACAAAACGATTCAACTCAAGTCCCATGGGCGCAAAGCCCAGAGTCTATTCCGATATGGCTTAGATTACTTGCACAACCTACTCGTTAATCTTGACCATAAATTAGATGAGTTCTTGGACAATCTCAAACTTTTGTCCTGTACTTAGGCCGTAGGGATACACGTCTCGATTATCAATGCCTGCTTCATCGACATAGACAACCTGATGCGGCAGCTTACTCCTCAAGCGCTCTTGAAACTCCTGTCGCTTCAGGTCGTCTCGTTCCCGATAGCCATAGGTCTTTTTTTTCGACTAAACCCAATCTTTCGCAAGGCTCGACTGATGTCCTGCTGTGTCACATTATCCCCCCACAGGGTTGCCAGTCTCGCTTGGGTCTGATCCTCATGCTGCTTGACAAACTCACGAAAGCGCGACCAGTCGGTAATCTTATGCCGATTTCCGCGCTGAAACCCAGTCATCGCTCGGCAATCTCCCGTTTCTGCTTCCCGTTTCAACCACAGGTCTAAGGTATGGCGACTGATGTTGAACATTCGACAGACATCAACTTTGCGGTGGCCTTGTTTCACGGCTTCAATCGCTTTGCAACGCAAGTCGTAGCTGTAGGGGGCGGGCATAGGTGTTCCTAAACTCTCCTGATGGCTCTATAATAACGTCCTAACCCAAATGCGTAGTGCTATATAGCAGGAGGCAGGGGACAGGGGACAGGCAGCACAGAGAACGCAGGGCATTGCTGATTTGGCGTTGCTGAAAAGTGGGATGGATGGAAACGAAGCTTCTATCTATCCAGTACCTTTTTCCATCCCCAGATTCAGCAACACCGCTGATTTTGAGTACGAATTTTCACGGAGACGCTTCACGTTTCATGGCTTGCCTGATCCACTGGGTTGCTTCCTGAGGATCAATCGGAGGAGAAAACAGATATCCCTGTCCAAATTCACAGCCCAGGTCTTTAAGG is from Leptothermofonsia sichuanensis E412 and encodes:
- a CDS encoding NAD(P)H-quinone oxidoreductase subunit N translates to MDFASLAAQLNTGAILPELIVTATLLVVVVGDLIVGRAASSKWTPYLAILGLLASIVSLYYLWDPSNPISFLGSFNGDNLSIVFRGIIALSAAVTILMSIRYVEQSSTSLAEFLTILLTATLGGMFLSGADELVMIFVSLETLSISSYLLTGYTKRDPRSNEAALKYLLIGASSSAIFLYGLSLLYGLSGGQTNLNEIAASISAAGLEQSIAVVIALVFVIAGIAFKIAAVPFHQWTPDVYEGSPTPVVAFLSVGSKAAGFALAIRLLVTAFPYLTEQWHFVLTALAILSMILGNVVALAQTSMKRLLAYSSIGQAGFVMIGLVIGTDAGYSSMIFYLLVYLFMNLGAFTGIILFSLRTGTDQISEYSGLYQKDPLLTLALSICLLSLGGIPPLAGFFGKLYLFWAGWQAGAYGLVILGLVTSVISIYYYIRVVKMMVVKEPQEMSEAVKNYPEIRWNLPGMRSLQVGLVITLIATSIAGILSNPLFTLSNQSVTRTPMLQATVKPEKPIAVKSPLHETAQVSLRS
- a CDS encoding dienelactone hydrolase family protein, with translation MYSGTISPNPTRDRYTLKRVSLIQVLVMKVLLATLIAPLASLFMAVAAQAELRTQVVEYNHGNTILEGYLAYDDEFKGPRPGVLIVHEWTGLGTYVKQRADQLAKLGYVAFAADIYGKGIRPDNPKDAATQAGIYRADRQLLRDRATTSLAVLKKNPLANPEQIAAIGYCFGGGTVLELARSGAPIAGVVSFHGNLDTPNPADAKNIQAKVLVLHGAIDPYVPPEQVAAFEKEMNAAKVDWQLISYGGGVVIALPIRRLVTTPQRVPLTTKRLIGDRLPTCCSSLKNCFLLLQRKRLP
- a CDS encoding NAD(P)H-quinone oxidoreductase subunit 4 — protein: MSNHFPWLTTITLLPLVASLFIPLLPDKYGKTVRWYSLAVAFIDFALIVYAFWQNYDFQNPDFQLVEIYSWVPQLGLNWTLAVDGISMPLVLLASLVTTLSMMAAWQVKEKPRLFYFLMLAMYSAQIGVFCAQDILLFFLMWELELVPVYILISIWGGQRRLYAATKFILYTAIGSIFILVAALAMAFYGGNVTFDMRELGMKDYSLTFELLVYAALIIAYGVKLPIFPLHTWLPDAHGEASAPVSMILAGVLLKMGGYAIIRMNVEMLTDAHFYFAPALAILGVVNIVYGALVSFAQRNLKRRMAYSSISHMGFVLLGIASYTELGLSGAVLQMISHGLIAAALFYLAGVAYDRTHTLMLDKMGGLGKAMPTVFALFTIGSMASLALPGMSGFVGELAVFIGFATSDSYTSIFKTVVILLSAVGLILTPIYLLSMLREMFYGKENAALKGIALLDARPREVFITACLLLPVIGIGLYPKLLTQTYDVKTVQVASHARTVMSVVAQQPVQMFTQVSAAPPLSKAAATPELFGIVK
- a CDS encoding IS4 family transposase, with protein sequence MQQITEFRQVLQPLLGWHGARLAFVAQFLIALLRTRTVNLSELAASFCGSAQIPSNYKRLQRFFSDFDLDYAAIARAVVCLMGIPQPWVLAIDRTEWSFGGSVFNILTLGICHQGISFPVVFLMLDNRGNSNTQERIDLLNEFFTIFGEDVRLRCLTSDREFVGREWIGYLLEDEPIPFRGRIRETETLSDGSKALNGRVLFADLKAGETKILRKRRQVWGHWVYVVGLRLDTQELLILVTNHSPHSALKDYALRWNLETLFGAFKTRGFCLEATHFIDDYRVRKLFALLTLALCWVMRTGVWRQAHKTIQLKSHGRKAQSLFRYGLDYLHNLLVNLDHKLDEFLDNLKLLSCT